Genomic DNA from Bemisia tabaci chromosome 2, PGI_BMITA_v3:
CATCAAAAACATTCAAACCAAAGAAGAATATCCCGGAGGGAACACGGCAATATGATCTGATGAAACATGCCGCTGCAACACTGGGCTCAGGAAATCTTAGATTAGCCGTCGTTTTGCCAGAAGGAGAAGATTTGAATGAATGGGTAGCTGTTAACAGTAAGTACTCTTTTACTCTTTTAGTTCACCATCTTGTTTAAGTCATTCATGATCTATTTTACACCACACATAGGATATAAGTTTTAGACAAATCCCGTAACTTAGACCAACAGCTACTGTGACCAGCTGAGATGTGTCCTTACAAATCctaagtaattttttcagaactgCTCTGATAAATCCTGAAACGATGATAAAATTTGAGATTTGTCTAGAAATTGCAAACTACTCCGACAAATTACGATTCGTTGAATACTGTCTCAGCCATATCCTTAAAATAGTTACTTCCTAACATGATTTATTCGAACATGTATCGCATCTGTTTAGGCAAATGTCAAATATTGGCTGATAACTTGGCTTGTATAGAACTGGCACAAATCAAAGTTAACTgatgttgggttttttttttaaaatcaaatttttggatACTACAGAAAGTTATAACAACCAGGGGCTAGCACGGATAAAATTCAACCCCAGGAGACGCTCATACATAAAAAGAGCTCAGCGTCTGTATGAGCTGTCTCTAACCTCCCAACTGACGGATGAGGGCATATCAAGTCCCCTTTGGAAAGAATGGATAACTGGAAGTAAAGGTGCAAATGTAAAGTCGTTGAAATATTCAGCTGCTCAAACTGACACTCCTAGCTTGTATGCATCACAagtgttgaaaatattttttcacttGTTGAATATATTTTACCCAGTTTGAATCACCAAATATTAAATAGGTATAAAGGTAAGTATGTTCACTGAAAGAACCATTCTATCAGTaagtattaatttttcaaatctcttttttttgtagCTGTAGATTTCTTCAATCAAATCAACATGTTGTATGGGACCATTACTGAATTTTGTACGGAAGAAAGCTGCGTGATCATGTCTGCTGGTCCTAAATATGAATATCACTGGGCAGATGGTCTAACCGTAAAGAAACCCATCAAATGTTCAGCTCCAAAATACATTGATTATCTCATGACGTGGGTGCAAGACCAGTTGGATGATGAAGCTTTGTTTCCATCCAAAATTGGTGAGTTatctcttaaatttttcttaCGGCATTGTTGCCACCCTGACATAACCCAGTATGTAATTAGGTTCAAGCACTGAATAAATGTTAACAGTACTTTTACGAGGACATTAAGAGTTTAATGTGTGATTCCTTGCCAAATCCTTGATTTTGGAAACCTTTGAAATGATGGACGGCTTGTCTAGTCTGACTGCATTTGCGCAGACATTACATCATGGTAAAACTAA
This window encodes:
- the mats gene encoding MOB kinase activator-like 1 isoform X1 — its product is MSFLFGSRSSKTFKPKKNIPEGTRQYDLMKHAAATLGSGNLRLAVVLPEGEDLNEWVAVNTVDFFNQINMLYGTITEFCTEESCVIMSAGPKYEYHWADGLTVKKPIKCSAPKYIDYLMTWVQDQLDDEALFPSKIGVPFPKNFLIIAKTILKRLFRVYAHIYHQHFTEVVNLGEEAHLNTSFKHFIFFVQEFSLIDRRELAPLQELIEKLTAKENPR
- the mats gene encoding MOB kinase activator-like 1 isoform X2, translating into MKHAAATLGSGNLRLAVVLPEGEDLNEWVAVNTVDFFNQINMLYGTITEFCTEESCVIMSAGPKYEYHWADGLTVKKPIKCSAPKYIDYLMTWVQDQLDDEALFPSKIGVPFPKNFLIIAKTILKRLFRVYAHIYHQHFTEVVNLGEEAHLNTSFKHFIFFVQEFSLIDRRELAPLQELIEKLTAKENPR